The Zea mays subsp. mays mitochondrion, complete genome genome contains a region encoding:
- the orf119-a gene encoding hypothetical protein, with protein MQRRYDIYGLLDFQRKHVVVLRTLPSKNFRYSRALIHVLNIGINQRIDFLFIITWAYHWEFTISPYNTALNFTEITNRFLARVESMTSNEKRILGCFIGKTIKALLFYELYLIGSESVL; from the coding sequence ATGCAAAGAAGATATGATATATATGGGCTTTTGGATTTTCAAAGAAAGCATGTTGTTGTTCTCCGAACTCTTCCCTCGAAGAACTTTCGATATTCGCGCGCCCTCATCCACGTCTTAAATATTGGAATAAACCAGCGCATTGATTTTCTATTTATCATAACTTGGGCTTACCACTGGGAATTCACCATTTCTCCATACAATACAGCTTTGAACTTCACTGAAATTACAAATCGATTCCTGGCTCGAGTAGAGTCTATGACATCAAATGAAAAGAGAATCCTAGGTTGTTTCATAGGCAAGACAATCAAAGCTCTTTTATTCTATGAATTATACCTCATTGGGTCTGAATCTGTTCTGTAG
- the orf110-b gene encoding hypothetical protein, with protein MGVIKKRTDDTITTTGFTQIPPFALENHYKNTASYEKKKKIITHTPIMIESFHHIMKTRINDSPSRLIPTMAYHYCVFFLSLWSTVTLLSSERIVDGTRDSRRICYRALS; from the coding sequence GAGTTATTAAGAAGAGAACGGATGACACAATCACCACCACTGGCTTTACCCAAATCCCCCCCTTTGCCCTCGAGAACCACTACAAGAATACCGCATCTTATGAAAAAAAAAAGAAGATAATTACCCACACCCCAATCATGATTGAATCGTTTCATCATATCATGAAAACAAGAATTAATGATTCTCCTTCTAGGCTGATCCCTACAATGGCTTACCATTACTGTGTCTTCTTTCTCTCTCTATGGAGCACTGTTACTCTATTATCTTCAGAAAGGATAGTAGATGGAACAAGAGACTCTCGAAGAATTTGCTATCGAGCTCTAAGTTGA